TTTGTCTACGAATATTTTCTCTTGATCCAGCTCATTTTTACACAATACCTAGTTTATCGTGGGAGGCAATGTTAAAGACCACAAAAATAGAATTAGATATCTTCACAGATATAGATCTGCACACATTTGTTCAATCAGGTATTCGTGGAGGCTTAGTACAGTGCTGTCATCGTTATTCACTGGCtaataataagtatatttCCACATATGATCCATCCAAAGAAtcttcatttttaatgtatttagaGGCGAATAATTTGAATGATTGGGCAATGTCTCAACCTCTTCCATATGCGGGATTTGAATGGTTATTAGAAAGTGAACTTCAAAATGTTGATGTTTTAAAGATCCCAATTGATTTAGAGTATGGCTATATTTTTGAAGTGGACTTGGTATATCCATATAATATTCACGATTATCATAACGATCTTCCATTTTGCCCGAGTAAAAGATTACCCGTGCAATCggcaaaagttaaaaaattaattgccGACTTgtgtgataaaaaaaaatatattattcactATAAAAATTTACAGCAATGTCTGAGTTATggcttaaaattaaagaaaattcatAGGGGCGTTCGTTTCCTTCAGAAGCCATGGCTTAAAACATACATAGATCTGAACAAATCGCACAAagcaaatgctaaaaataattttgaaaaagattttttccaattgttaaataattcCGTGTTTGAGAAATCAATAGAAAATGTTGATGAAAGGGTTGATGTTAAATTGATTTCTGAGTGGGAATCTGCTTCAATGGATGATGGCAGTGGTCGGAAAAGAATATGTGCTAGATATTTAATTGCTAAAAGTAATTTTCACAGTTGTCAACCATTGAGTGAGAATTTTTGTGCTATACAAATGAAGAGAGTGAATGTTTTGTATAATAAGCCCTTATATTTAGGGTTTGTTCTATTGGAATTATCAAAGTGGAAAATGTACGATTTTCACTATAATTATATGAAACCTAAATTCtgtgaaaatgtaaaattaaattacatcgATAAcgattcatttatatatactataaaaacaaatgatttttataataatattcgtGGTGATATTGATACACCGGATTATTCTGATGAAGCTGcagagaaatttaaaattaaaggcTTTAAAGATAAACTTAACGGAAAACCAATACTTGAGTTTGTTGGTCTTCGATCAAAAATGTTTGCGTATAAAATTGATGGAGAtgataaaaaaacaattgaaaaatccaAAGTTCTCAAACGAAGTGCTGTGGATAAGTTAGATTTTGataattgtaaaaaatgtttaatatcaGAACAAACACATTTATATAGTGATGACGATAAACGTATCATTGAAAGTAACCACTTTGATACAATAGCTCATGGACATATTTATCTAGCGCTTAATGTACATAGAGGAATGAGGGATTAGTTGCAGATATTGAGAggtaaaaaatttaacaattagaAGCTCTTTATCTTTAACTATAAATGTATTAACAttaagaaaattatgaaaagagacaattttaattaataaaatagaatataaactgattacattaatttatgaCATTGCTCATATAgaaagtacatatgtatatccaACTAGCATTTCTTATTACGTTATTGAAAACATGAAAACAATCATTGTACTCCTTTATAACCATCTAGCATCGAACAATAGTGCCATTTTATACCAACATTAAAAGtcgctttaatttaaaatttaaataataacataacaaCATttgaataccaaaaatataaaatgtatgtgtagatatatgtattagtgatctaaatattataatatatttaaagtaattgttaatttaagtAAGATATACTGTAAactgtattaaataaaaatgccaaaatatcTGGTAAACCCACTTTTTTTAAGGATGCTCAAGGATCTTAGAAACTGTAAGACATTTTATGACATTAGTTATTGATGTGcgcatatattttaatgcgGAATTGAGAAATTGCCAGAAGTAAACTTAACTCCAATTTTGGAAAACAATATGTTTCGACTTttgtaaagaaaaataatattttggcAAATGCAAGAAAAGTTCAAGAAATGTCATTGAAAAAGTACCGcttcaatcaaatttttaaaaatagaacaatACGAAATCCAAAATCTTACACAGAACTACaggaaattattttaagcatcattcatatttttaaatattgacgTGATTCATAATTGGACTGTGTTGCCTTGATAACAGAAGTATCGTTTGTAGAATATTGTAAACTTAAGGTTGGTTATTGAGGTTCTTAAGGTCTCTTTAAGTTTTTCCAATTAATAAGCAcgcaatttgatatttaatttataaaagtatACGAAGTATGACTCACCTCTTCCTCTAAGTTTATTAGCAAAGGCAAGCTCAAATAAATAGTGAGCGGCAGCATCCATCTAATAAGAAGCAGCAAGTCCTTATAGCATAGTGTATCTTTAGGTAGAGCCATGTAAACAATTTGCACAGCATCAACAATTaagttgaaatatataaacagTAAAGGGATACCATAAATTTGCACCATCCCATCCTGGCAAATCGAGTGTAGTTTATCACTAATGTAGAGTCTCTTCGTCAGCTCATGGAGGGACAAAGAGCCACATTGAAGATGGTATTTGATTCGAGCTGTTTGTGCTTGCATTAAATGATTTATAGCATAAGCTAAGGCACTATAGCAgctaattatataatattcgtAATTCTCACGTATTAAATAgttgaataacaaaattgaatacttCAATTTGAACTGAATATCGTAAGTTGCCAAAGCTGCAGTATCAAACGTTTTGTAAATACAGAAGATGACCCAAAGTCGAAAAAGCCAACGCGAAAACCGTGTATTCAGGCTGTAAATACGCATTTCTTGTGCGGCATTGGATATTTGGCGTAGCAGCATGACTTGGGAGTTCTGATAAATATATAGCCATAGGATGGCAATCAATTGGCTAAAGCAGCCTACCAAGATCACTATATAATCCATGGCATTGCCGGTTATTGAAATAGCATGTTGATGATCATAAAACCATAGATGCGGTGCGCATATTATACCAGAAACAAGACTTCCAATTAGTAGAAAACGTACGAAGTAGCACGTCCAAGACTGCTTAAGTACGTAACATTCCTTATAATCTGAATAACCCAGATCTGAAATTCCCAAGTAACGTTGATATAGCACAAAACTAAAGAGTCGCATTTTTCTAGAGTGGCACGTGCGTGAACTGATGAAACACTTACTCACAACTGAACTTCATACTGAGGGAAagaacaataaataacaatatggtatactatattttgGGAACACGAGTAGAATAACTTTGTGGGGTAGGACATTGGTAATTTGCACAGTTTGTACagaaatttttataaacttttttgattaattagaACTTTGTAATGATTGGAAAGCAGAAggttttaatttctttaacagtagagtgcaaaattaatttaacgaCACTCtacaagtttttgtttttttttaattcagtgtagcttaattattgttttctttaaccCTAAGAAATGTTAGAGCATATTTCACAGCCGATCACTTCTCGTACTAGTTTTCACATCCattgcattaatatttaattttagacaAATCGAATTGTCCGACTATTGATGAAGGGAACGAATTAACTAAACTACCAATTTGGGAAATCGAAATACTTGTAGCTATTGAAATAGTTaggaatttataattaatccCCTTTGTGTGCCAAACTAAATAGTCtcttaataaatactttaaactGATGAGTTGGCCATACAAAATTTCTATTAAGTTAAATGTGAGTAAGaccaaaaatgaataattatacTGCTTAAATGATCTAATATGTTTTACATACAATATtctaaaattcaatttgatgaaACTGAACGAACTTTAAGCAAAATGCTCtgacatacataaatataatacagtTATAAGCATTACCTACCTCGTCGCTAAGTTGATTATATGAAAATGGTAAGGCCGCATAAAAACCATTTGTTAATACCCAGGGGAATGGTCTTATAGAAAAATGCTGCGATAGGTAGTACAAACTCGACGAAAGGGCAAGGGTGGAAAATATCAGGTGTAATATGATTAGAGGTCCATAGATGATGTTTACATGCTTGGCTCTACTCCCGCAAGCAGACGAAGTGACATATCTAGGAGTACACCTTGACAGAAGACTCACATGGCGCCGGcacattgaagccaaaagaACACATCTAAAGCTAAAAGCCAGCAGCCTTCATTGGCTTATCAACGCTCGGTCTCCCCTTAGCCTTGAATATAAAGTCCTGCTGTATAACTCGGTACTAAAACCTATATGGATGTACGGCTCCCAGTTATGGGGGAATGCCAGCAATAGTAATATAGACATAGTCCAGCGAGCTCAGTCAAAGATCTTGAGAACCATCACCGGGGCACCGTGGTACGTTTGCAACGAAAACATACAACGCGACTTACCAGTCAAAGAAGTGATCGCAGAACAGAAAGAAAAGTACTTTACCAAGCTACTGTTGCACCCTAACCACCTGGCGAGAGGTCTAACAAGGTTGAGCAACCAATCACGTCTTCGTCGCAATGACTTACCTACCCAGCGACCGACTTGACGCGCAACCAGAATGCAGTTTTAACACACTGTtagataaattttaatgttaagatTCGTAAACTTATTGTTAGTCTCAAAATTTAGGAGaagattcaataaataaaagcgaagcccccaaaaaaaaaaaaaaaaaaaaaaaaaaaatgctgctcGGCAAGAGACAAAATCTCGTCATGTACTTTTATGTTACGCAATACAATCTTCTCTAACTGCTTTAATGATTGTTTTTCCTTCAGAGCCGATTCAAGCTTTTGCCTATATTGGTGCAAAATCTGTGACATGACAGTGATCAATGCGGCATAGAAGGTCATCAAATAGTTGCAGTAATAGGTATGCAATATGGTACATTAAACAGAAGCTTagccagcaccacaacatccAATGGGGCACTTTAAGTTCATTACAATCCTTCGACAATCTCTGAAGGCGTCGCAAAAGGTTCagttgacgtcgctgctgcaTCAGCGACCATAGAAGTTGAATCATCAAGGATATCGATTCACTGGCGTAGGCTATATGTATGAAGACATCGACCACAATGAAGGTAGTTAAGTCGAACATAATTTCCCATTCCTTTATCGAGTAGTAAGCACACCAGAATAACAAAGTTTGGAGCACACAGTACTTGATGTAGAACTTTATACTTTGCCTAAGTCGATAACACTTTCGGTTTGAATCGTAAATAATTCTTGTATATAGCATTCCATACAGGAATTCCAAGTAAATTTGCAGCGTTTCTTCCATTCTTAGGCTTCTAAACTGGCACTGACAATACACATGAATAAAGTATTGTCTATAGTATGGCATGAAATGAAAAAGATGTGGTTGAATACTCCGTTCCAACTGTCGGCTCAGAAAAAGTGTATACTTTTATTACACAACACAACGTAACACctaagtttattaataaatgtaatttcttaaagattttatttttaattaagttacaaaaatacattttatttatgatttcctAACATAATAGACGATTTTTATACCTTAATCATCTTAAAAGACTCTTTTAGGGTATTGGTGTTTCATCATTACATGAATCCTTTTATACTAATTTAATGAATTCCTAACTTCTGCTGGCGATTTTCAACGTTTATAAGTCAATTACATACCTATGATAAGTCCCTTAggattaaatatgtatgcaattAAACCAACCAGCACTGAAAATTTACTGaatattactttaatttgttaaagtgTACATGATAAAGAACTGCAAGtgattaaaattgataaacgTAATGCCTATTTTGGGAAACGCAGTTCATACTTCCAAATTAGTGGTTTTGTGCTGTCAGCATCCTGAGGATAAATGaaacaaatcttaaaaaaccaaaaatacggaaacttaaatatacaaatattaacgaaacaagtaagaaagctacagtcgagtgtgctcgactgtgagatactcgctacccattttgaataaaagcaaaatattctggtattattttctaaatattcCGAAAATGctccaaaaatactacaaatatatacctaacggtatatttgttatatcgatatagcaccacattcaaaatataccatagacggcacaatgtaccagattctCGGCCAATTCAGACTCacacccctagtaagtaggcgtttttgcccatacaaaattcttcaataacttccacaatttttatctgatcgcatcaattttcagaaatcataaatactataagttttattgtatatagtaCATCAAAATttgctctagctttaaaattacgcttggtattcgattttttgatttgcgtggcggaagtgggcgtagcaaaaatttgaaacaaacttgatctgcgtgcaaacataacaaatgctgtctgAGGGACAGACGGACGGTATTTCCTGCCGccatgggtagcgggtatgaaTACCAGATGGTTTCTGAatcttttttaaaattctcAATAATCACCCTTAAGAAGGCAAAAGAAGATTTTAGAAGAACTGACCTACGCACAGTACCtaaaaactgtaaaaaaaaaaaattacctGCGGATGTTaactaaaaaatgtaaaaattgcGTGCGTCTGTCAAGGATACGAGTATGAAACCGTAATAGCACAAGCGACAAAACGGCGTCATGGCAGGTAGATGTAAACCTAGATAATTTTAAGAtaatattacttaaaaaataaatgagctGAGGCTCTGGGATCAGTCTGATTTTGAATTCCGTTTAGTGCAGATCGTTTCTGTTTTTAAAACccttaaaaattaaacaaaaaaaaatttaatatcatGCAAAACCCAAATTATTGCAATCTCTGTAATGGTATGTTGTTCTTAAACGAAATGGGATACCGTCAACATGTGCGTTCAGAGCAGCATATAATAAGAGTAATAGAACCGATTAATAGCCGGATAAAGAAGATTTCGGCGGCATTCACTTGCAGCGTGCTTcattataagtatttaaatgaGGGGCCTGAAGTAAGGATGGCTGTGGATTTCTTAAATGAAGCATTCGAAGCTTTCGCCCTTCATGGtgagaatttattaaatagttaTGCTTCGGCCAAAGTCAATTTTGAAGTGTTTGCTGAGTACATACTTTTGAAGGACGGTGTGGAATATGCGGATATTAAATCATTTCAATCAAATATGACAATTGAAACCATGTGCTGCGACTTGGAACAATCATTTATGGAACAtggaaaaacaataatttccAAAATGGATGAGTTTCAGGAGAGCGATAGTGGTTGGCAGCTACTTTGGATTCCTCGTTTGGAAATGAATTTTAACAAGTACATGCCAATTGAATTACCACATAAGCTAAGGTACGAAACGGCTGTTGTAAATGTACAAAACAAAGATGTATTCTGTTTTAAGTGGACAGTTATTGCTGCTTTATCAACGAAGCTAAAGCTTAGAACATCATCATACGATGTACGAATATTTGATGATTTTATCGAAATAAACGATGAAATAACACTAAATTTTAGTGGCTTACCGTTTCCTCTAAGTCCTCgagacattaaaatgtttttgaatttgaacCCAACAATAAGCATTACGCTTTTCGGGTACGATTCAGAGAACGAAAACGTGTATGGActcattttttatacaaaagaaataaaagagcATCACATAAATATGTTGTTGGTTGAGGAGAGAAACAAATATCATTACACATGGATCAACAATTTGTCAGAGTAAGTactgaaaatgtttattacgtatgcattattttcttattaagtgaattttatatttctagtTTATTCTCATCACAAACTGGGCAAAAGAAATGGTATTGTGACATATGTCTCAACTTTAAAATGAGTGAACAGGACTTCTTGAAGCACAAGGAGATGTGCAATGGAAAAGTTTGTACATTGCCCAATCCTCTGAATGCGGTGGTAAAGTTCCAGAATTATCAAAAATCATTACCTCTGCCGTTTGTAGCTTATGCAGATTTTCTTAAACCAAGAAATTCAGAAGTAAGTTCGAAATTCACAATGTGTAATAGGAATATACCAGAAGCATATGCATACTATATTAAGTGTGAATATGATAATGGTTTGGATAAGTTTGTTTTACAAACGAGAAATCATGGTATAAATTTTCTTAGGAGTCTAATTGAtgatttaacaaatatttatctaaGATATTTGAGTAAGAAAGTATCACCAACTATGAGCTcagaagaagaggaggagttTCAGCAATCAATTACTTGTCATATTTGTGAAGGAGCTTTGGATTTAGATAGGGTTAAAGATCATTGTGATATAACAGGAAAATTCAGAGGTGCTGCACATAAggaatgcaaattgaaatataaaattgaaccCTTTATACCAGTATATTTGCACAATTTCTCTAAATATGattataaatttctaattaaagTTCTTGCATCCTCCTCCGGTGAAGTTAAATTGCTCCCTATCAATAAGGAAAagtacatttcaatttcaaaaataatcaaagttTGTTATAAAAGAGATCTGCAAATTCGTTTTCTCGACTCACATCGATTTATGCCATCTAGCTTGGATATTCTTGCAAATAATCTAAATGAAGAGCAATTGATTACAGTTAAAactcattttaaatgtgaatcTCAATTCAAATTGATGCGTAGAAAAGTGACATTGCCTTATCAAAATACACTAATTAATCTTGAAGAAACTTCTTTACCACCAAGAGAAGCATTCAAGAGCTTGTCAAATGAAACCGATTTATCAGAAAATTCAGAAGAAAATTATACTCATGCACTTAACATTTGGAATGATTTTTCATGCACAACTCTTGAAGACTATTTAGAGTTGTATTTGAAAAgtaatgtgtttttattggttgatgtttttgaatattttcgaAAGCTATGTCTACGAATATTTTCTCTTGATCCAGCTCATTTTTACACAATACCTAGTTTATCGTGGGAGGCAATGTTAAAGACCACGAAAATTGAACTAGATATCTTCACAAATATAGATCTACACACATTTGTTCAGTCAGGTATTCGTTATGGTTTAGTACAGTGCTGTCATCGTTATTCACTGGCTAATAATAAGTACATCTCCACATATGATCCATCTAAAGAATCTTcgtttttaatgtatttggAGGCGAATAATTTGAATGATTGGGCAATGTCTCAACCTCTTCCATATGCTGGGTTTAAATGGTTATTACAAAGTGAACTTCAAAATGTTGATGTTTTAAAGATCCCAATTGATTTAGAGTATGGCTATATTTTTGAAGTGGACTTGGTATATCCATATAATATTCACGATTATCATAACGACCTTCCATTTTGCCCGAGCAACATATTACCCACACAATCGGCAAAagttaaacaattaattgCCGACTTGggtgataaaaaaaattatattatacacTACAAAAATTTACAGCAATGTCTCAGTTATGGCTtacaattaaagaaaattcatAGGGGCGTTCGCTTCCTTCAGAAGCCATGGCTGAAAACATACATAGATCTGAACAAATCGCACAGAGCAAgtgcaaaaatacttttgaaaaagattttttcCGATTGTTAAATAATTCCGTGTTTgagaaaacaattgaaaatgttgaaaaaaggGTTG
This window of the Drosophila albomicans strain 15112-1751.03 chromosome 2L, ASM965048v2, whole genome shotgun sequence genome carries:
- the LOC127565103 gene encoding gustatory and pheromone receptor 39a-like; protein product: MDYIVILVGCFSQLIAILWLYIYQNSQVMLLRQISNAAQEMPRIKYHLQCGSLSLHELTKRLYISDKLHSICQDGMVQIYGIPLLFIYFNLIVDAVQIVYMALPKDTLCYKDLLLLIRWMLPLTIYLSLPLLINLEEELKIKSF